Proteins encoded within one genomic window of Granulicella pectinivorans:
- a CDS encoding GH92 family glycosyl hydrolase gives MKTALCCLLLWAPALVTAGAQSVPADPVAWVNPYIGTGSGPIGYGGMMPFVNTPFGMTDWTPQTRQNKISGVSYKYDDTKITGFIGTHQPAIWMGDYGYVTLMPETGPLATEPASRGMSFTHADEITHPDYYSVRMTDPDGKHIRTEITATERCSYLRVTFPAGRTSRILIEASRPGIDGSASVDHSTHEITGYNPDRMDKHLSTIPLPHFKGYFVVQFRKPFHRAETYGLEGKAERGAWAEFDTREGEQIEVRVGTSFISIDQARANLKAEIPTWGFEAVRQKLHATWNDKLSRVQVTGATDDQKHIVYTALYHALLYPRVFSEQGRYYSAFDDTIHNGDSYTAFSIWDTFRAENSLLTLLAPERIPGMITALLQNYKEGGWMPKWPNPSYTNIMIGTHADSLVAEAMVKHFKGFDYQTAWDAVYKDAMTPPDDDTHRLWKDREEHVPYEARGGLTYYKQLGYIPTDTTAEAASRTLEDAYDDWCVAQVAKTLGKTTDYEFFLKRSQNYRNLFNKDTGLMQGRLRNGDWASPDAGWTEGTSWVYTWMVLQDLPGLVDLMGGPAKYNAMLDQHFAGGHNVHKNEPSHHYGYLYDFSGQAWKTQAKVREIAAAEYANLPAGLDGDDDCGQMSAWYLFTAFGFYPVNPASGDYMIGSPLFKSMSMRLANGKTLRVNAPLNSSTNLYIQSATLNGKPLDKPVLRYDDIMQGATLDLVMGPKPSAWASR, from the coding sequence ACGGCGGCATGATGCCCTTCGTCAACACTCCCTTCGGTATGACCGACTGGACTCCGCAGACGCGTCAGAACAAGATCAGCGGCGTCTCCTACAAATACGACGACACGAAGATCACCGGATTCATCGGCACCCATCAGCCCGCCATCTGGATGGGCGACTACGGCTACGTCACCCTGATGCCGGAGACCGGTCCGCTCGCGACCGAGCCTGCGTCGCGCGGGATGAGCTTCACCCACGCGGACGAGATCACCCACCCGGACTACTACTCCGTCCGCATGACCGACCCCGACGGCAAGCATATCCGCACCGAGATCACAGCAACCGAACGCTGCTCCTATCTCCGCGTGACCTTTCCCGCAGGTCGGACCTCTCGCATCCTCATCGAGGCCTCCCGCCCCGGCATCGATGGCTCCGCTTCAGTCGACCACTCCACGCACGAGATCACGGGCTACAACCCCGACCGCATGGACAAGCACCTCAGCACCATCCCTCTTCCCCACTTCAAGGGCTACTTCGTCGTCCAGTTCCGCAAGCCCTTCCACCGCGCCGAAACCTACGGACTCGAAGGCAAGGCCGAGCGCGGAGCATGGGCCGAGTTCGACACCCGCGAAGGCGAGCAGATCGAGGTCCGCGTCGGAACCTCCTTCATCAGCATCGATCAGGCTCGCGCCAACCTGAAGGCCGAGATCCCCACCTGGGGCTTCGAGGCCGTACGCCAGAAGCTCCACGCCACCTGGAACGACAAGCTCTCGCGCGTGCAGGTCACCGGCGCCACCGACGACCAGAAGCACATCGTCTACACCGCCCTCTATCACGCGCTGCTCTACCCCAGAGTCTTCTCCGAACAGGGCCGCTACTACAGCGCCTTCGACGACACCATCCACAACGGCGACTCCTACACCGCCTTCTCCATCTGGGATACCTTCCGCGCCGAAAACAGCCTGCTCACGCTACTCGCTCCGGAGCGCATCCCCGGCATGATCACGGCCCTTCTGCAGAATTACAAGGAAGGCGGATGGATGCCCAAGTGGCCCAACCCCTCCTACACCAACATCATGATCGGCACCCACGCCGACTCGCTCGTCGCCGAAGCCATGGTCAAGCACTTCAAGGGCTTCGACTACCAGACCGCATGGGACGCCGTGTACAAAGACGCCATGACGCCGCCCGACGACGACACCCACCGCCTCTGGAAGGACCGCGAGGAGCATGTGCCGTATGAGGCACGTGGCGGCCTCACTTACTACAAGCAGCTCGGCTACATCCCCACCGACACCACCGCTGAAGCCGCCTCACGCACGCTCGAAGATGCCTATGATGACTGGTGCGTCGCGCAGGTCGCAAAGACCCTCGGCAAGACCACCGACTACGAGTTCTTCCTCAAGCGCTCCCAGAACTACCGCAACCTCTTCAATAAGGACACCGGCCTGATGCAGGGCCGTCTCCGCAACGGCGACTGGGCAAGCCCCGACGCCGGCTGGACCGAGGGCACCTCTTGGGTCTACACATGGATGGTCCTGCAGGATCTGCCCGGACTCGTCGACCTCATGGGCGGTCCCGCGAAGTACAACGCCATGCTGGACCAGCACTTCGCCGGCGGCCACAACGTCCACAAGAACGAGCCCAGCCACCACTACGGCTATCTCTACGACTTTAGCGGCCAGGCCTGGAAGACGCAGGCCAAGGTCCGCGAAATCGCCGCAGCCGAGTACGCCAACCTTCCCGCCGGCCTTGATGGCGACGACGATTGCGGGCAGATGTCGGCCTGGTACCTGTTCACCGCCTTCGGCTTCTATCCCGTCAACCCGGCCTCCGGCGACTACATGATCGGCAGCCCCCTGTTCAAGAGCATGTCCATGCGTCTCGCCAACGGCAAGACCCTCCGCGTCAACGCCCCGCTCAACTCGTCCACGAACCTCTATATCCAGTCCGCCACGCTGAACGGCAAGCCGTTGGATAAACCCGTCCTTCGCTACGACGACATCATGCAGGGCGCAACCCTCGATCTGGTCATGGGCCCCAAACCATCCGCCTGGGCCTCGCGCTGA